The following proteins are co-located in the Pyrococcus abyssi GE5 genome:
- a CDS encoding fumarylacetoacetate hydrolase family protein, whose translation MIRLPFRDGYYEVRPTKIIALAKNYAEHAREMGSEPPEEPVIFLKPPSALIGPNSVIVLPRRSKRVDHEVELAVIIGKRAKNVPAEKAFDYILGYTILLDITARDLQAEARKKGYPWTVSKGFDTFAPIGPRIVDKRELDPSDLEIGLKVNGKVRQLGRTSEMIFKIPELIEYISSIMTLEPGDIIATGTPPGVGPLRHGDKIEAWVEGIGVLEEEVIAEDSILC comes from the coding sequence GTGATAAGGCTACCGTTTAGAGATGGGTATTACGAGGTTAGGCCTACCAAGATAATAGCCCTCGCAAAGAATTACGCCGAGCACGCTAGGGAGATGGGGAGCGAACCCCCTGAAGAGCCCGTGATATTCTTAAAGCCACCTTCGGCTTTAATAGGCCCAAACTCAGTAATAGTCCTTCCGAGGAGGAGTAAGAGGGTTGATCACGAGGTTGAATTGGCCGTTATAATAGGTAAGAGGGCCAAGAACGTTCCGGCTGAAAAGGCCTTCGACTACATCCTGGGATACACGATCCTTTTGGACATAACGGCTAGAGACCTACAGGCAGAGGCAAGGAAGAAAGGCTATCCCTGGACTGTTTCGAAAGGTTTCGACACTTTCGCCCCCATAGGCCCCAGGATAGTTGATAAGAGGGAACTTGATCCCTCGGATCTCGAGATAGGTCTAAAGGTGAACGGTAAGGTTAGGCAACTTGGAAGGACGAGTGAGATGATATTCAAGATTCCCGAGTTGATAGAGTACATAAGCTCGATCATGACACTTGAGCCGGGAGACATAATAGCGACGGGAACGCCTCCTGGGGTAGGTCCTTTGAGGCATGGGGATAAGATAGAGGCCTGGGTTGAGGGAATAGGCGTTCTAGAGGAAGAGGTCATCGCCGAGGATTCGATACTCTGCTAA
- a CDS encoding MFS transporter: MKQRLYALFLLTTVLRIVGDAIEGVSLPWHLLNKTNSLLSIAGYSLASMLPWVIFPPLIGNFLDRTEKKVRLAFLALFAQSFLAITLVRFAQDVRIFYLLISLISALDTLHRYYGFSLIAFMTLEESELQKLNAKVQTIGGVTSLFSFPIMGYLAYLFGIKLMLLDALFLLIGALLLVPYINVSVRRGESRKEKECLKIEISRKIVFAGIILILTFNFAIASARIFIFNALRTLAKGEVLYGLLRSLGTLGSLISAFGIVFIAHKFRIGILKPLVIGMMLESLAVLFLGFSLLPLLLAGVLLLSFGGEILNISFDSLFQKVIPLERLGTYRGVFDALATLIIPISQLTFAWLIEKGFNVPMLAFIAFGAGIIATLGFYVIVSDVIG; encoded by the coding sequence ATGAAGCAGAGACTCTATGCGCTTTTTCTTCTGACAACTGTGCTAAGAATTGTTGGAGATGCCATTGAAGGGGTAAGCTTACCTTGGCATCTCCTTAACAAAACAAATTCCCTCCTAAGTATTGCTGGCTATTCACTTGCTTCGATGCTTCCTTGGGTTATATTTCCACCATTAATCGGCAATTTTCTTGACAGAACTGAGAAAAAAGTTAGATTAGCTTTTTTAGCACTATTTGCCCAATCCTTCCTCGCTATAACATTGGTAAGATTTGCTCAGGATGTTCGCATCTTTTATCTTTTAATCTCGCTTATCTCCGCCCTTGATACACTCCATAGATATTATGGATTTTCGCTTATAGCTTTCATGACATTGGAGGAATCTGAACTTCAGAAGCTTAACGCAAAAGTGCAAACTATAGGAGGTGTTACATCACTCTTCAGCTTTCCCATTATGGGTTACCTTGCGTATCTCTTTGGAATTAAGTTAATGCTTTTAGATGCCTTATTTCTACTGATTGGGGCTCTGCTTCTCGTTCCATATATCAACGTTTCGGTAAGGCGGGGAGAATCGAGGAAAGAAAAAGAATGCCTTAAAATAGAAATTTCACGTAAAATAGTTTTTGCTGGGATCATTTTAATACTTACCTTCAATTTTGCAATAGCTTCGGCGAGAATATTTATATTCAATGCACTTAGAACTTTAGCTAAGGGTGAGGTTCTATATGGACTACTTAGGTCTCTTGGAACTTTAGGGAGCTTAATTAGTGCTTTTGGAATTGTCTTTATTGCTCACAAGTTCAGGATTGGGATCTTAAAACCCCTCGTTATAGGAATGATGCTTGAAAGCCTAGCGGTTCTCTTTTTAGGTTTCTCTTTACTTCCTCTACTTTTGGCTGGAGTTTTGCTTCTGAGCTTTGGAGGTGAGATTTTGAATATTTCATTTGACAGCTTATTCCAAAAGGTGATACCGTTAGAACGACTAGGCACTTATAGAGGAGTTTTTGATGCACTTGCTACCTTAATAATTCCCATTTCTCAGCTCACATTTGCATGGCTTATTGAGAAAGGATTTAATGTTCCAATGCTTGCTTTTATTGCATTTGGAGCTGGGATTATTGCAACGTTGGGCTTCTATGTTATCGTCTCAGACGTTATCGGATGA
- a CDS encoding nitrilase, translated as MVKVAYVQMNPQILEPDKNYSKAEKLIKEASKQGAQLVVLPELFDTGYNFETREEVFEIAQKIPEGETTTFLMDVARDTGVYIVAGTAEKDGDVLYNSAVVVGPRGFIGKYRKIHLFYREKFFFEPGDLGFRVFDLGFMKVGVMICFDWFFPESARTLALKGADVIAHPANLVMPYAPRAMPIRALENKVYTVTADRVGEERGLKFIGKSLIASPKAEVLSMASETEEEVGVAEIDLYLVRNKRINDLNDIFKDRREEYYFR; from the coding sequence ATGGTCAAAGTCGCCTATGTCCAGATGAACCCCCAAATACTCGAGCCCGACAAGAATTACTCGAAGGCAGAGAAGCTTATCAAGGAGGCATCCAAGCAGGGAGCCCAGCTCGTTGTACTCCCTGAACTCTTCGACACCGGTTACAACTTTGAAACTAGGGAAGAGGTGTTCGAGATAGCCCAAAAGATTCCCGAGGGAGAAACAACCACTTTCCTCATGGACGTCGCAAGGGATACTGGGGTCTACATAGTCGCCGGGACGGCCGAGAAAGACGGTGATGTTCTTTATAACTCAGCCGTCGTGGTTGGACCGAGGGGATTCATAGGAAAGTACAGGAAGATACACCTCTTCTATAGGGAGAAGTTTTTCTTTGAGCCTGGAGACCTGGGGTTTAGGGTCTTTGACCTGGGCTTCATGAAGGTTGGGGTCATGATATGCTTTGACTGGTTCTTCCCCGAGAGTGCAAGAACTTTGGCTTTAAAGGGCGCGGACGTTATAGCGCATCCGGCCAACTTAGTAATGCCTTACGCACCTCGAGCGATGCCCATAAGGGCCCTAGAAAACAAGGTCTACACGGTGACTGCGGATAGGGTCGGAGAGGAGAGAGGATTAAAGTTCATTGGAAAGAGCTTAATAGCTTCACCTAAGGCAGAGGTTCTTTCAATGGCTAGCGAGACGGAAGAAGAAGTTGGAGTCGCTGAGATAGACCTTTACCTTGTCAGGAACAAGAGGATTAATGACCTAAATGATATATTCAAGGATAGGAGGGAGGAATACTACTTTAGATGA
- a CDS encoding metallophosphoesterase, with translation MSIQDFSSYSFVFKTRLGRTLVLADPHLAFEPFKGINVRSKLEKKLANFIKSQDVDAVIILGDVKEEIGLSGFTEKVLQEFFAELKELGIIITKGNHDGRIEDVAYRFDNVEVLPYFLDKEILFIHGHSRLPDVKFKKIVMGHIHPSTIVSLGRVKKKMKCFLRTPRIIVFPTINPFYEGMDLKQGVKLSPVLRGVREFEIIIPPGIYLSKVTI, from the coding sequence ATGTCAATTCAAGACTTTTCTTCATATTCTTTTGTATTTAAGACGAGGCTTGGTAGAACACTAGTTCTTGCGGATCCGCATTTAGCGTTTGAACCTTTTAAAGGGATAAACGTTCGCTCAAAATTAGAGAAAAAGCTTGCAAACTTCATTAAATCCCAGGATGTTGATGCCGTTATAATCCTTGGGGACGTCAAGGAAGAGATAGGACTCAGCGGATTTACCGAGAAAGTTCTCCAGGAATTCTTCGCGGAGCTCAAGGAATTAGGGATCATAATAACGAAAGGAAACCACGATGGAAGGATAGAAGACGTTGCCTATAGATTTGATAACGTTGAGGTTTTGCCGTATTTCCTAGATAAGGAAATTCTCTTCATCCACGGACACTCAAGGTTACCGGATGTTAAGTTTAAGAAGATAGTTATGGGCCACATACACCCCTCAACGATTGTCTCACTTGGAAGAGTGAAAAAGAAGATGAAGTGCTTTCTAAGGACGCCAAGGATAATAGTTTTTCCTACTATAAATCCTTTCTACGAGGGCATGGACCTAAAGCAGGGGGTTAAGTTATCCCCTGTTCTTAGGGGGGTTAGGGAGTTTGAGATTATAATTCCCCCAGGAATTTACCTCTCAAAGGTAACTATATAG
- a CDS encoding inorganic phosphate transporter, producing the protein MDMDPWLLLTLILGLAMAWAIGANDAANSMSTAVGAGAITPKQAVLIAGILEFTGAYFFGKTVTETIRKGIIDPSRISDPNVLVYGSLAALLGATIWLVIATKYGLPVSTTHSIIGGIVGYGVVYAGLEIVNWGKMASVVLSWILSPIVGAIFAFFIFKAIRRTVLESEDPIRSAKRWSPVWIGLAFVVIGTMFYIKVLHGKSLYMGVLKLGIPVGLVVFLITSMILRVKFPKVDPYLGAEFIFRRVQVITSGYVALAHGANDVANAIGPVAAVYTIATMGMAGAKVPVPRWILALGGLGIAIGVATYGYRVMETVGKKITELTNTRGFTIDFSAATVVLIASWLGMPISTTHTVVGAVIGVGLARGVKAINKSIVRDIIISWFVTVPVAGLISAIIFKILWIVG; encoded by the coding sequence ATGGACATGGATCCATGGCTACTGCTCACCCTCATCCTGGGATTGGCCATGGCTTGGGCCATCGGAGCGAACGATGCTGCTAATTCTATGAGTACTGCTGTAGGTGCAGGGGCCATAACACCAAAGCAAGCCGTTTTAATAGCTGGTATCCTCGAATTTACGGGCGCTTACTTCTTTGGAAAGACAGTTACCGAAACAATCAGGAAGGGAATAATAGATCCATCGAGGATATCAGACCCAAACGTTCTCGTATATGGCTCCCTCGCCGCACTTCTAGGAGCCACGATATGGCTGGTGATAGCGACCAAATACGGCCTACCAGTCTCGACAACCCACTCCATAATAGGCGGAATAGTTGGATACGGAGTAGTCTACGCGGGGCTTGAGATAGTCAACTGGGGTAAGATGGCCAGCGTGGTGCTGAGCTGGATACTATCCCCAATAGTTGGAGCAATATTCGCGTTCTTCATATTCAAAGCTATCAGAAGAACAGTTCTAGAAAGTGAAGACCCCATCAGAAGCGCTAAGAGATGGTCACCAGTATGGATAGGGTTGGCCTTCGTCGTCATAGGAACGATGTTCTACATAAAAGTTCTACACGGAAAATCACTATACATGGGAGTTCTCAAGCTTGGAATTCCAGTTGGTCTCGTTGTTTTCCTGATAACGTCGATGATACTCAGGGTCAAGTTCCCGAAGGTAGACCCATACTTGGGTGCGGAGTTCATCTTCAGAAGGGTCCAGGTTATAACCTCTGGCTACGTGGCCTTAGCCCACGGTGCAAACGACGTTGCAAATGCGATTGGCCCCGTGGCCGCCGTTTATACAATTGCAACGATGGGAATGGCTGGGGCAAAGGTTCCAGTACCGAGATGGATACTAGCTTTAGGAGGTCTTGGCATAGCCATAGGAGTTGCCACCTACGGTTACAGGGTCATGGAGACGGTTGGCAAGAAGATAACCGAGCTAACGAATACGAGAGGCTTCACAATTGATTTTTCAGCCGCGACAGTTGTTTTAATAGCATCTTGGCTTGGGATGCCAATATCAACTACCCACACGGTGGTTGGAGCCGTCATAGGGGTAGGGCTAGCCAGGGGAGTAAAGGCGATAAATAAGAGTATAGTTAGGGATATAATAATATCCTGGTTCGTGACGGTTCCCGTGGCCGGTTTGATTTCCGCCATAATATTCAAGATCCTTTGGATTGTAGGGTGA
- a CDS encoding TIGR00153 family protein, whose product MQVWKKLFAKSPFKPLIRHAEVVVQTVETLEKALDAWAQGKYEEMKDYAKKVDDLEDVADRIKSELRDSITSKLLMPVQRTDILEYLHMQDKIADAAEDTAKWLLIREEPEAVPGEIKELIVKMGKESIKAAKLVYEAIKQLDVVLESGFADREIEREYEIIKEIEEVESKIDGLDSKLMELVFKSELNWKDGMYILNIARTVSRISDKAKDAAERIRVLMNK is encoded by the coding sequence ATGCAGGTCTGGAAAAAGCTCTTCGCGAAGAGTCCATTCAAGCCACTTATCAGGCATGCGGAGGTAGTAGTTCAAACTGTTGAAACTCTCGAGAAGGCTTTAGATGCATGGGCTCAGGGAAAGTATGAGGAGATGAAAGACTATGCTAAGAAGGTTGATGACTTGGAAGATGTTGCGGACAGGATAAAGAGCGAGCTGAGAGACAGCATAACATCAAAGCTTCTCATGCCTGTCCAGAGGACCGATATCCTGGAATACCTCCACATGCAGGACAAAATAGCTGATGCCGCAGAGGACACGGCAAAGTGGCTACTTATAAGGGAAGAACCCGAGGCCGTTCCAGGCGAGATAAAGGAGCTGATAGTGAAAATGGGAAAAGAGAGCATCAAGGCTGCAAAGCTAGTCTATGAGGCAATAAAGCAATTAGACGTTGTCCTCGAAAGTGGGTTCGCGGATAGGGAGATAGAGAGGGAGTACGAGATAATAAAGGAAATTGAAGAGGTCGAAAGTAAGATAGATGGTCTAGATTCAAAGCTCATGGAGCTCGTATTCAAGAGCGAGCTCAACTGGAAAGATGGGATGTACATCTTGAACATTGCAAGAACAGTAAGCAGAATATCAGACAAGGCCAAGGACGCTGCCGAGAGGATTAGGGTTCTAATGAATAAGTGA
- a CDS encoding Lrp/AsnC family transcriptional regulator, whose amino-acid sequence MVTAFILMVTAAGKEREVMEKLLAMPEVKEAYVVYGEYDLIVKVETDTLKDLDQFITERIRKMPEIQMTSTMIAI is encoded by the coding sequence ATGGTGACGGCTTTTATTTTGATGGTTACGGCGGCCGGAAAGGAAAGGGAAGTAATGGAGAAGCTCTTAGCTATGCCTGAAGTTAAGGAGGCGTACGTTGTTTACGGTGAGTATGATCTAATAGTGAAGGTTGAAACCGACACGCTGAAGGACTTGGATCAGTTCATAACTGAAAGAATTAGGAAGATGCCCGAGATTCAGATGACCTCGACGATGATAGCTATTTGA
- the cysS gene encoding cysteine--tRNA ligase, with protein MGIKVYNTLTRKKEELKPLRDGEVRMYVCGPTVYDYPHLGHARTYIAFDVIRRYLEHRGFTVLMVMNFTDIDDKIIKRAQETGEDPGKLAERFIKVFLEDMNALKVKPADIYPRVTEHIDDIIEFIKKLKEKGYAYEGSDGVYFEVQKFKDYGKLSGVKIEELRKGARVEPGEGKKNPEDFALWKKAKPGEPKWDSPWGEGRPGWHIECSVMSSKYLGESFDIHGGGNDLIFPHHENEIAQSEACFGHEWVRYWLHTGFVMVKGEKMSKSLGNFVTVRELLQRYSPEVIRLFVLQKHYRSPLDYTEEGLQHAKNNLERLYNTLENIRIAMRNAELSYKWSEKDFEAYEAIREARKKFYDAMDDDFNTAEALKAVFEVSNAINKYILEVDKPKESILRKALEFFKVVSEVFGIFEDYFKEEKKGEEEKLIELLVEVRKQLRKEKRFDLADKIREELRKLGIQLEDKGQETVWKRVKVS; from the coding sequence ATGGGAATAAAGGTGTACAATACCTTAACTAGAAAAAAGGAGGAGCTCAAGCCCCTGAGAGATGGAGAGGTAAGGATGTACGTTTGTGGGCCAACTGTTTATGATTATCCCCACCTCGGCCACGCAAGGACTTACATAGCCTTCGACGTGATAAGAAGGTACCTAGAACATAGGGGGTTCACCGTTTTAATGGTGATGAACTTCACGGACATAGACGATAAGATAATCAAAAGAGCCCAGGAAACTGGGGAAGACCCAGGAAAACTTGCGGAGAGATTTATAAAGGTCTTTCTTGAAGATATGAACGCTCTGAAAGTTAAACCTGCCGACATATATCCAAGGGTTACGGAGCACATCGATGATATAATAGAGTTCATAAAGAAGCTTAAAGAGAAGGGGTACGCCTACGAAGGAAGCGATGGCGTTTACTTCGAAGTTCAGAAGTTTAAAGACTACGGAAAGCTTAGCGGTGTAAAGATAGAGGAGCTTAGAAAAGGAGCAAGGGTCGAGCCCGGGGAAGGTAAGAAGAATCCAGAGGACTTCGCCCTGTGGAAGAAGGCAAAGCCCGGGGAACCAAAGTGGGACAGTCCCTGGGGAGAGGGCAGACCTGGGTGGCACATAGAGTGTTCTGTCATGAGTAGCAAGTACTTGGGAGAGAGCTTTGACATCCACGGTGGTGGCAACGACCTAATCTTCCCACACCACGAGAACGAGATAGCCCAAAGCGAGGCTTGCTTCGGCCACGAGTGGGTTCGCTACTGGCTACACACGGGCTTCGTGATGGTCAAGGGGGAGAAGATGAGCAAGAGCCTTGGCAACTTCGTGACGGTTAGGGAGCTTCTCCAGAGGTACAGCCCCGAGGTTATAAGGCTGTTCGTCCTCCAGAAACATTATCGCTCTCCCCTAGACTACACCGAGGAAGGACTACAGCACGCGAAGAACAATCTTGAAAGGCTATACAACACCCTCGAGAACATAAGGATTGCAATGAGGAACGCCGAGCTGTCTTACAAGTGGAGCGAGAAGGACTTCGAGGCTTACGAGGCCATTAGAGAAGCTAGGAAGAAGTTTTACGATGCTATGGACGACGACTTCAACACGGCCGAGGCGTTAAAGGCAGTCTTCGAAGTGAGCAACGCGATAAACAAGTACATTCTGGAAGTTGATAAGCCAAAAGAGAGCATCCTCAGGAAGGCCCTTGAATTCTTCAAGGTAGTCAGCGAGGTCTTCGGCATATTCGAGGACTACTTCAAGGAGGAGAAGAAAGGCGAAGAGGAAAAGCTGATAGAGTTGCTGGTGGAGGTTAGGAAGCAGTTAAGGAAGGAGAAAAGGTTCGATTTGGCGGACAAGATAAGGGAAGAGCTAAGAAAACTTGGGATTCAGCTGGAGGATAAGGGCCAAGAGACCGTGTGGAAGAGGGTTAAGGTTAGCTAA
- a CDS encoding 7-carboxy-7-deazaguanine synthase QueE, with protein sequence MVKVILAEIFNSWQGEGGSVEGSAFGRRQIFIRFAGCDLRCSWCDSKAFIDASKVKRWRIEVEPFSRKFEYRENPASLDEVIKVVLSLDTGDVHSISYTGGEPTLQIKGLKALMKELKEVGFDNFLETHGGFPEFIREVAHLTDYASVDIKDESAKATKDWRSLVLREIESIRILKGAGARVYAKLVVTQETKLENVRWYAELLKGLAPLAIQPREPIDIPMQKLMLLYNEASRILGRKNVGLSFQVHKYLKVL encoded by the coding sequence GTGGTAAAGGTTATACTTGCAGAGATTTTTAACAGCTGGCAGGGAGAAGGTGGAAGCGTAGAGGGGAGCGCCTTTGGGAGGAGGCAGATATTCATTAGGTTCGCGGGGTGCGACCTTAGGTGTAGCTGGTGCGATTCCAAGGCATTTATAGATGCGTCCAAGGTTAAGAGGTGGAGGATAGAGGTCGAGCCTTTCTCCAGGAAGTTTGAGTATAGGGAAAATCCAGCTAGCTTGGACGAGGTAATAAAAGTAGTTCTTAGCTTGGACACCGGTGATGTTCATTCGATAAGCTATACGGGCGGTGAACCAACGCTCCAAATCAAGGGGCTGAAGGCCTTAATGAAGGAACTTAAGGAAGTTGGTTTCGACAACTTCCTCGAAACCCACGGTGGTTTTCCCGAGTTTATAAGAGAGGTTGCACACCTAACGGATTACGCCAGCGTAGACATAAAGGATGAGAGCGCCAAAGCTACTAAAGACTGGCGATCGCTCGTGCTGAGGGAGATAGAGAGCATAAGAATCCTGAAGGGTGCTGGAGCTAGGGTTTACGCTAAGCTTGTCGTGACCCAGGAGACAAAGCTTGAAAACGTTAGATGGTACGCCGAGCTTTTAAAAGGCCTAGCCCCCCTAGCAATTCAACCTAGGGAGCCTATTGACATTCCCATGCAAAAGCTAATGCTCCTTTACAACGAGGCGAGTAGAATTTTGGGTAGAAAAAACGTCGGCTTGAGCTTTCAGGTTCACAAGTATTTGAAGGTCCTGTAG
- a CDS encoding 6-pyruvoyl trahydropterin synthase family protein has protein sequence MRARIIVRTSFDAAHAVKIGDDWESLHGHTFFLEVAVEGEIKRGYIMDFTELRKIVDDIVKELNHRNLNKIFDNPTTENVALWIAEKVEEKLPHKVKLKRVVLWEGKDNGVELEW, from the coding sequence ATGAGGGCAAGGATAATAGTTAGGACGAGTTTTGATGCTGCACATGCCGTTAAGATAGGTGACGACTGGGAAAGTCTTCATGGCCACACGTTCTTTCTCGAGGTGGCCGTTGAGGGAGAAATAAAGAGGGGTTACATAATGGACTTTACGGAGCTTAGGAAGATAGTCGATGATATAGTTAAGGAACTTAACCACAGGAACTTGAACAAGATATTCGACAATCCAACTACCGAAAACGTGGCACTTTGGATAGCTGAGAAAGTTGAAGAGAAGCTTCCCCACAAGGTCAAGCTGAAGAGGGTAGTTCTTTGGGAAGGGAAAGATAATGGGGTGGAGCTGGAGTGGTAA
- a CDS encoding 50S ribosomal protein L16 has translation MALRPAKIDRYVDKPAYTRREYIRGAPGPKITIFDMGNPAGDFEFEVALHVSQPVQIRQNALEAARQQVNRYLQKNVGRSNYHFKIRVYPFQVLRENPMATGRKADRYGNGMRRPFGKPIGLAARLKKDQKVLSIRVNRQHLKFAIEGARRAAMKFPVKCYYRIYDKEGNDVTTKILSQGL, from the coding sequence ATGGCGCTAAGGCCTGCTAAGATAGACAGGTACGTTGATAAGCCCGCTTACACGAGAAGGGAATACATAAGGGGAGCCCCTGGGCCGAAGATAACGATATTTGACATGGGTAATCCGGCTGGGGACTTCGAGTTTGAGGTTGCTCTCCACGTCTCTCAGCCCGTCCAGATAAGGCAGAACGCCCTTGAAGCCGCGAGACAGCAGGTAAATAGATACCTCCAGAAGAACGTCGGTAGGAGCAACTATCACTTCAAGATAAGGGTCTACCCATTCCAGGTTCTCAGGGAAAACCCGATGGCTACGGGAAGGAAGGCAGATCGTTACGGTAACGGAATGAGGAGGCCCTTCGGAAAGCCAATAGGCCTGGCTGCAAGACTAAAGAAGGATCAAAAGGTTCTCAGCATAAGGGTTAACAGGCAACACTTGAAGTTCGCCATCGAGGGGGCGAGAAGAGCTGCGATGAAGTTCCCGGTCAAGTGCTATTACAGGATCTACGATAAGGAAGGTAACGACGTAACAACGAAGATCCTATCCCAGGGCCTCTGA
- a CDS encoding ZIP family metal transporter — translation MNETLILAFKLGLFVAFMTSLGSLLALFSHRMPSWGVDFSLAFAAGVMIVASFTSLILPAIDISSSFFPVGIGIALGIFILVLLDKFIPHEHLVRGYEGPKEFKDKIKAAWLLAFAMIIHNLPEGIAIGVSLAYSKTDGIITGLAIGIQDVPEGTAVSLPLATLQKKRLMPILLGVLSGVAEMIMVVLGVIFFSFSSKLLPYGLSMAGGAMLYVTIKEMIPEIYMKGKEVNELIITFGFFLGFYLMLFLDTALG, via the coding sequence ATGAATGAAACTCTAATCTTGGCATTTAAGCTCGGCCTTTTCGTAGCCTTTATGACCTCTCTCGGTTCCCTATTGGCTTTATTTTCGCATAGGATGCCCAGCTGGGGCGTTGACTTTAGCCTAGCGTTTGCAGCTGGAGTAATGATAGTTGCCAGCTTCACTAGCCTAATACTCCCTGCCATAGATATTTCTAGTTCCTTTTTTCCGGTCGGCATTGGAATTGCCTTGGGAATCTTTATCCTCGTGCTCCTTGATAAATTCATACCGCACGAGCACCTGGTTAGGGGATACGAAGGGCCTAAGGAGTTTAAGGACAAGATAAAGGCTGCATGGCTCCTGGCTTTTGCAATGATAATTCATAATCTCCCAGAGGGAATTGCCATTGGAGTTTCGTTGGCCTACAGCAAGACCGATGGAATTATAACGGGGTTGGCCATAGGAATTCAGGATGTTCCAGAGGGAACTGCAGTTTCCCTCCCACTCGCCACCCTTCAGAAGAAAAGATTAATGCCGATCCTACTCGGAGTTCTCAGCGGAGTTGCTGAGATGATTATGGTGGTGCTCGGTGTAATTTTCTTCAGCTTCTCGAGCAAACTCCTCCCCTATGGCCTCTCAATGGCAGGGGGAGCTATGCTTTACGTAACGATAAAGGAAATGATTCCGGAGATATACATGAAGGGTAAGGAAGTTAACGAGCTGATAATAACCTTTGGCTTCTTCCTGGGATTTTACCTGATGTTGTTCCTCGATACGGCTCTAGGATAA
- a CDS encoding iron-sulfur cluster assembly protein, translated as MKVYYPGRKWPREYEEVLNELKNVIDPVTGESILDSGILAGLEVSGRTLKVWLKFESLAEYNILGGAAMAYSKIAGDIIERLALTKFDNVYVYDLRGNPVGVFESRGKKHE; from the coding sequence GTGAAGGTATATTACCCAGGAAGAAAGTGGCCCAGGGAATATGAGGAAGTCTTAAATGAGCTTAAAAATGTGATAGACCCTGTAACTGGGGAGAGTATTCTAGACTCTGGGATCTTGGCAGGTCTTGAGGTTTCGGGGAGAACCCTAAAGGTGTGGCTAAAGTTCGAGAGCTTAGCTGAGTACAACATCTTGGGCGGGGCTGCGATGGCGTACTCTAAGATAGCCGGTGATATAATAGAAAGACTAGCTCTAACTAAATTTGACAACGTCTACGTGTACGATTTAAGAGGCAACCCGGTGGGAGTGTTCGAGAGCAGAGGGAAGAAGCATGAATGA